The DNA sequence GTCCTGGATTTTGCGGTGCAGCCAAATAATGCCGGTTAGACCACAAAATACTTCGCGTTGACCACGTTCTTTGAGGATTGCGCGATCTTGCGAATCGCACGCAGCGGCACCGGACTGTAAAGGGATGACACGGTTCATGCCATCACCCGCTCTGTTCCTTGACTTGACTCTTGCAAACGAGCCTGGCGCAGTTTCCATAAAAACTGAGCGGCATTGATCACATACGCCAAATAAGCCGATAAGGCCAACACCATCAGTGCGCGGGGCTCTAAAAACCCAAACGTTAATGCGATTAGGTAGGCGGTGTGCAATGCCAAAACCAGCATGCTAAACACATCTTCCCAATAAAAAGCGTGGGCAAAAAGATACTTACCGAATACCTCTTTCTCCCAAATGCTGCCGGTGATCATGATCGTGTAGAGAATCAAGGTTTTAATCACGATCGAGACATTGGCGGCAAACTCGCCCTGCCCCGTGATTAAAAATCGAATCACGAAATACAAACTCACCAAAAAAATGACAAATTGCACAGGCGCCAAGATCCCCTGAACCAAGGTCCACTTCGAACGATCTCGTCGAATTCGCTCTTCGGGTGTATAAAGGGGGTGAATTTGACTTGCCATGTGCTTTTTTCCTTACGCAGCCTGGCTCCTATGTAAATATGTAAACCTAAGTTTACGCTTTTT is a window from the Polynucleobacter sp. HIN11 genome containing:
- the bchF gene encoding 2-vinyl bacteriochlorophyllide hydratase, which produces MASQIHPLYTPEERIRRDRSKWTLVQGILAPVQFVIFLVSLYFVIRFLITGQGEFAANVSIVIKTLILYTIMITGSIWEKEVFGKYLFAHAFYWEDVFSMLVLALHTAYLIALTFGFLEPRALMVLALSAYLAYVINAAQFLWKLRQARLQESSQGTERVMA